In the Silurus meridionalis isolate SWU-2019-XX chromosome 6, ASM1480568v1, whole genome shotgun sequence genome, one interval contains:
- the LOC124387321 gene encoding cysteine and glycine-rich protein 1-like produces MPLGGGNKCGCCQKTVYFAEEVQCDGRSFHKSCFLCMVCRKNLDSTTVATHENEVYCKSCYGKKYGPKGYGYGAGAGTLSMDKGESLGIKHEVDQQHQPTNNPNTSKFAQKFGGSDVCPRCGKAVYAAEKTIGAGASWHKSCFRCAKCGKGLESTTTTDKDGEIFCKGCYAKSFGPKGFGYGQGAGALSHAQ; encoded by the exons ATGCCTCTGGGCGGCGGAAACAAGTGTGGCTGCTGTCAGAAGACCGTCTACTTCGCTGAGGAAGTCCAGTGCGACGGACGGAGTTTTCATAAATCATGCTTCCTGTGTA TGGTGTGCAGGAAGAACCTTGACAGCACTACTGTGGCGACCCATGAAAACGAAGTCTACTGCAAGTCCTGCTATGGCAAGAAATACGGCCCGAAAGGCTACGGCTACGGTGCGGGAGCCGGGACGCTGAGCATGGACAAGGGGGAGTCCCTGGGAATCAAACATGAAGT CGATCAGCAGCACCAACCTACCAACAACCCAAACACGTCCAAGTTCGCGCAAAAGTTTGGTGGTTCTGATGTGTGCCCTCGCTGTGGCAAAGCAGTGTACGCTGCCGAGAAGACCATCGGTGCAGGCGCG TCTTGGCACAAGAGCTGTTTCCGCTGCGCTAAATGTGGGAAGGGCCTTGAATCCACCACCACAACGGACAAAGACGGAGAGATCTTCTGCAAAG GTTGCTATGCTAAAAGCTTCGGTCCAAAAGGGTTCGGGTATGGCCAAGGAGCTGGGGCTCTCTCTCACGCTCAGTAG
- the c1ql4l gene encoding complement component 1, q subcomponent-like 4 like: protein MSPIGRFVLLLCACCVYSQDFMEPSVNVLSEIAKIRSLEERMKNTEEALQRQSNVVTELTSTLRDVMNENAVLKTTLHTLQENMETLKTANEGSKVAFSASLLASGSGHEGPYRDVPSPLIYKKVVTNYGNGYDSNTGIFTAPVGGVYYFRFYAHCHADTRMAVSLYKNGNIQCSVFSWKPITNGNAGNGIILTLEKGDQMFTKLWQNSWVYDDPASYTSFGGFLLFPL from the exons ATGTCGCCTATCGGCCGCTTTGTTCTGCTGCTTTGCGCCTGCTGCGTTTATTCGCAGGATTTTATGGAACCCAGCGTGAATGTTCTGAGCGAAATTGCAAAAATAAGGAGCCTGGaggaaagaatgaaaaacaCAGAGGAAGCCTTACAGAGACAAAGCAACGTGGTGACTGAGCTGACATCAACACTGAGAGATGTGATGAATGAAAATGCag TTCTGAAgaccacactgcacacactgcaggaaaaCATGGAAACTCTGAAGACTGCAAACGAAG GCAGCAAGGTGGCCTTTTCAGCGTCGCTTTTAGCTTCGGGAAGTGGACATGAAGGCCCGTACCGAGACGTCCCGTCGCCGCTAATCTACAAAAAAGTCGTGACCAACTACGGAAACGGCTACGACTCGAACACGG GGATTTTCACGGCACCGGTGGGAGGTGTTTATTATTTCCGGTTCTACGCTCACTGTCATGCCGATACCCGCATGGCGGTGAGTCTGTACAAAAATGGGAACATTCAGTGCTCCGTGTTTTCCTGGAAGCCCATCACCAACGGCAACGCCGGCAATGGGATCATTCTGACTCTGGAGAAAGGAGATCAGATGTTCACCAAGCTGTGGCAGAACTCCTGGGTTTATGACGATCCGGCGAGCTACACCAGCTTCGGCGGTTTTCTACTTTTCCCCCTGTGA
- the lmbr1 gene encoding limb region 1 protein homolog yields MEEDDVTIREQNFHSQVREYIICFLLFAVLYIVSYCIITRYKRKTDDHEDEDAVVNRISMYLCTFTLAVSGGAVLLLPFSIISNEILLSLPKNYYIQWLNGSLIHGLWNLVSLFSNLCLFILMPFAYFFLESEGFAGSKKGLKARILETFVMLFLLALLILGIVWVASALVDNDAASMESLYDLWEFYLPYLYSCISLMGGLLLLMCTPVGLSRMFTVMGQLLVKPTILEDLDEQLYCIQLQEEALQHKLNGSVSLFSVSSQSLHKELQNVRSQRRKLERRKKASVWEKNLLYPIVMLILLAGTAVSVFLVALNILYLLVDETALPKGSTDPEIGNASLSAFGVVQAVVEIILMIYLMVSSVLGFYSLRIFQGLTPRKDDTTMTTIIGCCVSILVLSSALPVMSRTLGITRFDLLGDFGRFNWLGNFYIVFSYNLLFAVVTTVCLITKFTSAIREELLRALGLDKLNLSTSPTEPEPNKLSANGHQKTL; encoded by the exons ATGGAAGAAGACGATGTTACGATCAGAGAGCAGAACTTCCACAGCCAAGTCCGAGAGTACATC aTCTGTTTCCTGTTGTTTGCTGTGCTGTACATCGTGTCCTACTGCATCATAACACGCTACAAGAGGAAAACTG atgatcatgaagatgaagatgccGTGGTTAACAGAATCTC tatGTACCTGTGTACATTCACTCTGGCTGTATCTGGAGGTGCTGTTCTTCTTCTCCCCTTCTCCATCATCAGCAATGAGATCCTTCTGTCCCTCCCCAAGAACTACTACATCCAGTGGCTCAACGGATCACTCATCCACG GCCTGTGGAACCTCGTCTCGCTCTTCTCCAACCTGTGTCTCTTCATCCTCATGCCTTTTGCATATTTCTTCTTGGAGTCCGAGGGATTCGCCGGCTCGAAAAAG ggcCTGAAAGCTCGCATCCTGGAGACGTTTGTGATGCTGTTCCTCCTCGCTCTGCTCATCCTGGGAATCGTGTGGGTCGCGTCCGCACTCGTCGACAACGATGCTGCCAGCATGGAGTCTCTCTAcg atttgtggGAGTTCTACCTGCCCTACTTATACTCGTGTATCTCTTTGATGGGTGGCTTGCTGCTTTTGA tgtgtacTCCAGTGGGTTTGTCCCGGATGTTCACGGTCATGGGCCAGCTGCTCGTCAAGCCCACG ATTCTGGAGGATTTAGACGAACAGTTGTACTGCATTCAGCTGCAGGAGGAAGCGCTGCAGCACAAGCTCAATG GTTCCGTGTCCCTGTTCTCCGTCTCCTCTCAGAGTCTCCACAAAGAGCTGCAGAACGTTCGCTCACAGAGACGGAAGCTGG agaggaggaagaaagcATCAGTTTGGGAGAAGAACCTTCTCTACCCCATCGTCATGTTAATACTGCTAGCTGGcacg GCCGTCTCCGTGTTCCTGGTGGCTCTGAACATTTTGTACCTGCTGGTGGATGAAACCGCGCTACCAAAAGGATCGAcg gacCCTGAGATCGGGAACGCGTCTCTCTCAGCATTCGGTGTCGTGCAGGCGGTGGTTGAAATCATCCTCATGAT TTACCTGATGGTCTCGTCAGTACTGGGATTCTACAGTCTTCGCATCTTTCAGGGACTCACACCCAGGAAGGACGACACCACCATGACCacg ATCATTGGCTGCTGCGTGTCCATCCTGGTCCTGAGCTCGGCGCTCCCAGTCATGTCCCGAACTCTCG gaatAACGAGGTTCGACTTGTTGGGAGATTTTGGTCGCTTTAACTGGTTGGGGAATTTCTACATCGTGTTCTCGTATAACCTGCTGTTCGCCGTGGTGACCACAGTCTGCCTCATCACCAAGTTCACCTCGGCCATCCGAGAGGAGCTGCTCAGAGCGCTCG GTCTGGATAAACTGAATCTCTCCACGAGTCCCACAGAACCCGAGCCGAATAAACTATCAGCTAACGGCCATCAGAAGACGCTCTAA
- the rnf32 gene encoding RING finger protein 32 isoform X1, whose translation MLKGCGSRFDGRTQAMMAGLLQDRIVRRISQTQHSVTPSPSTRSAHTHTLAQRTNEQELTRGLCQPPPKPAQGLVATPSSRRRLSADEWMQVNGNCARPCVICNEEFRLQPQACLRKCQLSSGRKFCPQCRTAQYETRVIYDGVRLYREKCALRIQAWWRGCVTRRWYRDMRKIVPTNGLQFHCRFFAEKELKENMLQTLHIDLDTFLQDMDVNIAHFRHVMQQFSCHIGTFRDMEDEWSETQEKALRRDTHDCPICLSPLRSAEVVLLSCSHLLHQSCLRESELACQDRDATCPLCRSQYVSVPVPDSALLAYHTRYGS comes from the exons ATGCTGAAG GGCTGCGGTTCCAGATTCGACGGCAGGACGCAGGCGATGATGGCTGGATTGCTGCAGGATCGCATCGTCCGGAGGATTTCACAGACTCAGCATTCCGTCACACCCTCACCGTCCACACggagcgcgcacacacacacactcgcgcaaCGCACTAACGAGCAGGAGCTCACGCGGGGCTTGTGCCAGCCTCCGCCCAAACctg ctcaggGTCTGGTAGCCACTCCGAGCAGCAGAAGACGGCTGAGCGCAGATGAGTGGATGCAGGTGAACGGAAACTGCGCTCGGCCCTGCGTCATCTGCAACGAGGAGTTCCGCCTCCAGCCACAG GCATGTTTGAGGAAGTGTCAGCTCTCCTCTGGAAGGAAGTTTTGTCCTCAGTGCAGGACGGCGCAGTACGAGACCCGAGTGATATATGACGGGGTGAGACTCTACAGGGAGAAGTGCGCTCTCAG GATTCAGGCGTGGTGGCGAGGCTGCGTCACACGGAGGTGGTACCGAGACATGAGGAAAATAGTGCCAACAAACGGCCTGCAATTCCACTGCAGGTTCTTTGcggagaag GAGCTGAAGGAGAACATGCTGCAGACACTCCACATCGACCTCGACACGTTCCTGCAGGACATGGACGTGAACATCGCCCACTTCAGACACGTCATGCAGCAGTTCAGCTGCCACATCGGCACGTTCAGGGACATGGAGGACGAGTGGAGCGAGACTCAGGAGAAG GCTCTCCGGCGGGACACGCACGACTGTCCGATCTGTCTGAGTCCTCTGAGAAGCGCTGAGGTCGTCCTGCTTTCCTGCTCCCATCTGCTCCATCAGTCCTGCCTGAGAGAGTCGGAGCTGGCGTGCCAGGATCGCGACGCCACCTGCCCCCTCTGCCGCAGTCAATACGTCTCTGTACCCGTCCCAGACTCCGCCCTTTTAGCATACCACACAAGGTATGGCTCTTAG
- the rnf32 gene encoding RING finger protein 32 isoform X2, protein MMAGLLQDRIVRRISQTQHSVTPSPSTRSAHTHTLAQRTNEQELTRGLCQPPPKPAQGLVATPSSRRRLSADEWMQVNGNCARPCVICNEEFRLQPQACLRKCQLSSGRKFCPQCRTAQYETRVIYDGVRLYREKCALRIQAWWRGCVTRRWYRDMRKIVPTNGLQFHCRFFAEKELKENMLQTLHIDLDTFLQDMDVNIAHFRHVMQQFSCHIGTFRDMEDEWSETQEKALRRDTHDCPICLSPLRSAEVVLLSCSHLLHQSCLRESELACQDRDATCPLCRSQYVSVPVPDSALLAYHTRYGS, encoded by the exons ATGATGGCTGGATTGCTGCAGGATCGCATCGTCCGGAGGATTTCACAGACTCAGCATTCCGTCACACCCTCACCGTCCACACggagcgcgcacacacacacactcgcgcaaCGCACTAACGAGCAGGAGCTCACGCGGGGCTTGTGCCAGCCTCCGCCCAAACctg ctcaggGTCTGGTAGCCACTCCGAGCAGCAGAAGACGGCTGAGCGCAGATGAGTGGATGCAGGTGAACGGAAACTGCGCTCGGCCCTGCGTCATCTGCAACGAGGAGTTCCGCCTCCAGCCACAG GCATGTTTGAGGAAGTGTCAGCTCTCCTCTGGAAGGAAGTTTTGTCCTCAGTGCAGGACGGCGCAGTACGAGACCCGAGTGATATATGACGGGGTGAGACTCTACAGGGAGAAGTGCGCTCTCAG GATTCAGGCGTGGTGGCGAGGCTGCGTCACACGGAGGTGGTACCGAGACATGAGGAAAATAGTGCCAACAAACGGCCTGCAATTCCACTGCAGGTTCTTTGcggagaag GAGCTGAAGGAGAACATGCTGCAGACACTCCACATCGACCTCGACACGTTCCTGCAGGACATGGACGTGAACATCGCCCACTTCAGACACGTCATGCAGCAGTTCAGCTGCCACATCGGCACGTTCAGGGACATGGAGGACGAGTGGAGCGAGACTCAGGAGAAG GCTCTCCGGCGGGACACGCACGACTGTCCGATCTGTCTGAGTCCTCTGAGAAGCGCTGAGGTCGTCCTGCTTTCCTGCTCCCATCTGCTCCATCAGTCCTGCCTGAGAGAGTCGGAGCTGGCGTGCCAGGATCGCGACGCCACCTGCCCCCTCTGCCGCAGTCAATACGTCTCTGTACCCGTCCCAGACTCCGCCCTTTTAGCATACCACACAAGGTATGGCTCTTAG